One segment of Gemmatimonadaceae bacterium DNA contains the following:
- a CDS encoding S9 family peptidase, translating into MRSASYLSCALLVMLGGFSQASAQTAPSSWSPALQVRTRLVATPRLSPDGKRVVYTINDAVMTADKSEFVTQIWLASSDGSTNYQVTFGEKSSTNPKWSPDGGSIAFTSNRKDNRNNLYVLRVNGGEAEPLTEVKSSVGDFEWSPDGRWIAFASTDAKTDDEEKDDKGRNDFRWVDENTKVARLYVIPIAKDASGKREGRKLTAENRHVDDLSWSPDGRNIVFSHVKSPVANDWTSSDISIVEVASGRVRPFASSAAAEGTPSYSPDGKWIAAAVSDLPVRWAQSDQINIYPVGGGAPRVAPMSHDGQPGIAGWSADGSKIYFVEAKGTATSLYALNVAAKTITEIQKTDGVIAGIGLDQKTSTFSFVMQKPDRPPEVFVARLHGGSPTQVSKANTDRTMAVGRTEVVRWTSTDGKQIEGLLTYPAGYRSGSRVPLILNVHGGPAGVFQQSYVGGRGSYPLATLASRGFAILRPNPRGSSGYGTEFRRANVNDWGFGDYADLMTGVDKVIAMGVADPERLGVMGWSYGGYMTSTIITKTKRFKAASAGAPVTNLMSFNGTADIPSFIPDYFGGEFWDNPDAYRKHSAMFNIKGVTTPTLIQHGDADVRVPISQGYELYNALRSQGVPTRMIVFPRQPHGLNEPRMQIAAMQSNLDWFEKYLGNNRTASSRE; encoded by the coding sequence ATGCGATCAGCTTCGTACCTGTCCTGCGCATTGCTGGTCATGCTGGGTGGATTTAGCCAAGCCTCCGCGCAAACCGCACCGTCCTCCTGGTCGCCGGCTCTGCAGGTCAGAACCCGCCTCGTAGCCACGCCGCGGCTTTCGCCCGACGGCAAGCGGGTAGTCTATACAATCAACGATGCTGTGATGACCGCCGACAAGAGCGAGTTCGTCACGCAGATCTGGCTCGCGTCCAGCGATGGCAGCACCAATTATCAGGTGACCTTTGGCGAGAAATCGTCAACGAATCCGAAATGGTCACCCGACGGCGGGTCGATTGCCTTCACATCGAATCGAAAAGACAACAGAAACAACCTCTATGTTCTGCGCGTAAATGGCGGTGAAGCCGAGCCGTTGACCGAGGTGAAATCTTCTGTCGGCGATTTCGAGTGGTCGCCCGACGGCCGCTGGATCGCATTTGCATCAACCGATGCAAAGACCGACGATGAAGAAAAGGACGACAAGGGCAGGAATGACTTTCGCTGGGTCGACGAAAATACAAAGGTCGCAAGACTGTATGTCATCCCGATTGCGAAAGACGCCAGCGGCAAGCGGGAAGGGCGGAAACTCACAGCGGAAAATCGTCACGTAGACGACCTGAGCTGGTCGCCTGATGGAAGAAACATCGTCTTCAGCCATGTGAAATCGCCGGTCGCCAACGATTGGACTTCGTCGGATATCTCGATCGTCGAGGTCGCGAGCGGGCGCGTCCGGCCATTCGCGTCGAGCGCGGCGGCCGAAGGCACACCCTCCTACTCACCGGATGGAAAGTGGATTGCCGCAGCTGTCAGCGATCTTCCGGTGCGCTGGGCACAGAGCGATCAAATCAACATTTATCCGGTTGGCGGCGGAGCACCGCGCGTTGCACCGATGTCGCACGATGGACAGCCAGGGATTGCCGGCTGGTCGGCCGATGGCTCGAAGATTTATTTCGTCGAGGCGAAAGGCACCGCGACGTCCCTTTACGCGCTGAACGTCGCCGCAAAGACCATTACCGAAATACAGAAAACGGACGGCGTGATCGCGGGAATCGGCCTCGACCAGAAAACTTCGACCTTCAGCTTCGTGATGCAGAAACCCGACCGCCCGCCCGAGGTTTTCGTCGCTCGCCTGCACGGCGGAAGTCCGACACAAGTCTCGAAAGCCAATACAGACCGCACGATGGCTGTCGGCAGAACCGAAGTTGTCCGGTGGACGAGCACCGACGGCAAGCAGATCGAAGGGTTGCTCACCTACCCCGCCGGCTACCGATCAGGGAGCCGAGTTCCCCTCATTCTGAACGTTCATGGCGGGCCTGCCGGTGTTTTTCAGCAGAGCTACGTCGGTGGGCGAGGTTCATATCCCCTTGCTACGCTTGCCTCCCGCGGGTTTGCGATTCTGAGGCCAAATCCGCGCGGCTCGAGCGGCTACGGAACAGAGTTTCGCCGGGCGAATGTCAACGACTGGGGTTTCGGGGATTATGCCGATCTGATGACCGGGGTCGATAAGGTGATCGCGATGGGCGTAGCCGATCCCGAGCGACTGGGCGTTATGGGATGGAGCTACGGCGGTTACATGACGTCGACCATCATCACGAAGACTAAGCGTTTCAAAGCCGCTTCAGCCGGCGCGCCGGTAACCAACCTTATGAGCTTCAACGGAACAGCTGACATTCCCTCATTCATCCCCGATTATTTTGGCGGCGAGTTCTGGGACAATCCGGATGCCTACCGCAAACATTCGGCGATGTTCAACATCAAGGGTGTCACTACACCGACCCTCATTCAGCATGGGGACGCAGACGTTCGCGTTCCGATCTCTCAGGGTTACGAACTGTACAATGCGCTGAGATCCCAGGGCGTTCCAACGCGGATGATCGTCTTTCCGCGGCAACCCCATGGCCTCAACGAACCCAGGATGCAAATCGCTGCGATGCAGAGCAATCTCGACTGGTTCGAGAAATATCTCGGGAACAATCGGACGGCCTCGAGCAGGGAATGA
- a CDS encoding DUF305 domain-containing protein, which translates to MTSDTNRKTARRLKQFAAVVAAAALAACASSGQKQADVLSGAVTPVQTNAAGLAEARADSARNPYTMADIHFMYAMIGHHSQAATIAAWAPSHGANASVRRLAERIVNGQKDEIVIMQQWLSDRRQPVPRAGATAMKMTMDGMDHSMDHASMPGMLSQAQLKQLDDARGPEFDRLFLTYMIQHHRGAVSMVKDLFGTYGAGQDATVFKFASDVNVDQATEIDRMQKMLVSLTLGVPFP; encoded by the coding sequence ATGACCTCAGACACTAACCGCAAGACCGCGAGGCGATTGAAACAATTTGCCGCAGTTGTTGCGGCTGCCGCGCTCGCCGCCTGCGCCAGCTCCGGCCAGAAACAAGCCGATGTTTTGTCAGGGGCGGTTACGCCCGTGCAGACCAACGCGGCCGGCCTCGCCGAGGCCAGGGCGGACAGTGCTCGCAATCCTTACACGATGGCCGATATCCATTTTATGTACGCGATGATCGGCCATCACTCTCAGGCCGCTACCATTGCTGCGTGGGCGCCTTCTCACGGCGCGAATGCCTCTGTCCGCCGTTTGGCGGAGCGCATCGTCAACGGGCAGAAGGATGAGATCGTAATCATGCAGCAGTGGCTTTCTGATCGAAGACAGCCTGTACCACGGGCCGGTGCCACCGCGATGAAGATGACGATGGACGGAATGGATCACTCGATGGACCACGCGTCGATGCCAGGGATGCTGTCTCAGGCTCAATTAAAGCAGCTGGACGATGCGCGCGGACCGGAGTTCGATCGACTGTTCCTCACTTACATGATCCAGCACCATCGGGGCGCCGTCTCCATGGTAAAGGACCTGTTCGGAACGTACGGTGCCGGCCAGGACGCGACGGTGTTCAAGTTTGCGTCCGACGTCAACGTCGATCAGGCAACTGAAATCGATCGCATGCAGAAGATGCTCGTCAGCCTTACACTTGGAGTACCTTTCCCTTGA
- a CDS encoding serine hydrolase: MTRVRSIAAAIPPCFLLGCTSANQGALRPATSGIGLQRGIAAADSLVTAALGTLIPGAVLLVARDGTVLHERAYGYAELNDYSVKRLPSPRPMRTSTVFDLASVTKVMATTFAIMLLADRGQVDVDAPVHRYLPDFRGPHLDSITVRHLLNHSSGLVQWQPLYYQAANSAQTYAAIRRMPLGWGVGEARHYSDLGFMLLGYIVERVSGQPIDRFIERELHQPLGLRTTMFNPRKRGLTEFAATEPGNVYERRMVYDSTFAYVYRGNPASWDGWRNGVLVGEVDDGNAAYANEGVAGHAGLFSTAADLRVLLDLLNNRGMYNGRRYLRPATVDLFLTLDKFEHYLGWQFPAGMPEGTFAHSGFTGTWVAGIPKHKLSIVLLTNRQNLGTDARGYFRDVTPLREAVTRAIVNGAEADAGKGVATSGMPGLDAARFQQGRS; the protein is encoded by the coding sequence ATGACGCGCGTTCGTTCGATCGCAGCTGCTATTCCCCCGTGCTTCCTGCTCGGCTGCACCAGCGCGAATCAGGGTGCCCTGCGACCGGCGACTTCCGGCATCGGCCTGCAACGAGGCATCGCTGCGGCCGACTCCCTCGTCACGGCCGCGCTCGGCACACTGATTCCCGGCGCCGTGCTGCTTGTCGCCAGAGACGGGACAGTTCTGCACGAACGCGCCTACGGTTACGCCGAGCTCAACGACTACTCGGTCAAGCGGCTGCCGTCGCCGCGACCGATGCGTACGTCAACGGTTTTCGATCTCGCCTCAGTGACGAAAGTAATGGCGACCACCTTCGCCATCATGCTGCTGGCTGATCGCGGGCAGGTCGACGTCGACGCGCCGGTCCACCGGTACCTTCCCGACTTTCGTGGCCCGCACCTCGACAGCATCACTGTCCGCCACCTGCTCAATCACTCGTCAGGTCTCGTACAGTGGCAACCACTGTATTATCAGGCTGCCAACAGCGCCCAGACCTACGCAGCGATTCGCCGCATGCCGCTCGGCTGGGGCGTCGGTGAGGCGCGACACTACAGCGATCTGGGATTCATGCTCCTCGGCTACATCGTCGAGCGAGTGAGCGGGCAGCCCATCGACAGATTTATCGAGCGTGAGCTGCATCAACCCCTCGGTCTGCGCACAACAATGTTCAATCCGCGGAAACGGGGGCTGACTGAATTCGCCGCAACAGAGCCGGGCAATGTCTACGAACGGCGCATGGTTTATGACTCGACCTTCGCGTACGTGTATCGCGGCAACCCCGCATCGTGGGACGGATGGAGGAACGGCGTTCTGGTCGGAGAAGTGGACGACGGTAACGCCGCATACGCCAATGAAGGCGTTGCAGGGCATGCCGGGCTGTTCTCGACCGCTGCCGATCTTCGTGTTCTCCTCGATCTGCTCAACAATCGTGGCATGTACAACGGTCGACGATATCTTCGCCCCGCGACCGTCGACCTGTTCCTGACGCTCGACAAATTCGAACATTATCTCGGCTGGCAGTTCCCGGCCGGCATGCCCGAAGGCACATTTGCCCACAGCGGCTTTACCGGCACCTGGGTCGCGGGGATCCCGAAGCACAAGCTGTCCATCGTGCTGCTTACCAACAGGCAGAATCTCGGCACTGATGCTCGCGGCTATTTCCGCGATGTCACACCGTTACGCGAAGCGGTCACTCGCGCAATCGTGAATGGGGCCGAGGCCGACGCCGGTAAGGGTGTCGCCACATCCGGAATGCCTGGCTTGGATGCGGCCAGGTTTCAACAGGGGCGTTCGTAG
- a CDS encoding methyltransferase domain-containing protein — protein sequence MSIDPLSDEKVIESWRTNAAPWTDAVRESRIESRKLVTNKAIVDAVLSRSPVTMLDIGCGEGWLVRALAEHGVEGIGVDVVPELIEDAQRAGGGDFRIASYESIAAGELHVTVEVAVANFSLIGKESVSALVCRMPEMLATRGAFIVQTLHPITACGDLPYEDGWRTGSWAGFSEAFSDPAPWYFRTMESWQQLFKDNGLTMSEIREPINPVTGKPASVIFIAESDC from the coding sequence ATGAGCATCGATCCGCTGAGCGATGAGAAAGTCATCGAATCATGGCGAACGAACGCGGCTCCCTGGACGGATGCCGTCCGGGAAAGCCGGATCGAAAGCCGTAAGCTCGTCACGAACAAAGCAATCGTGGATGCGGTGTTGAGCCGATCGCCCGTGACAATGCTAGACATTGGATGTGGGGAGGGATGGCTCGTGCGGGCGCTCGCCGAGCACGGTGTCGAGGGAATAGGAGTGGATGTCGTGCCGGAGTTGATCGAAGATGCACAGCGCGCCGGGGGAGGCGATTTTCGTATCGCATCGTATGAGTCTATCGCCGCCGGCGAGTTGCATGTCACCGTCGAAGTGGCCGTTGCGAATTTTTCGCTCATTGGAAAGGAATCCGTGAGTGCCCTTGTCTGCCGTATGCCTGAGATGCTCGCCACACGCGGCGCTTTCATCGTCCAGACGCTGCACCCGATTACAGCCTGCGGTGATCTGCCGTACGAGGATGGCTGGCGCACAGGCTCGTGGGCCGGTTTCAGCGAGGCGTTCTCCGATCCTGCACCATGGTACTTTCGCACGATGGAGAGCTGGCAGCAGCTATTCAAAGACAACGGGCTCACCATGTCCGAAATCAGGGAACCGATAAACCCGGTTACAGGAAAGCCTGCATCGGTCATCTTCATCGCCGAATCCGATTGCTAA
- a CDS encoding TonB-dependent receptor has protein sequence MTTAFVRRCAVLLALVLSALPSLLTSQASPGVVRGRVTDAGSGRGLAEAQVVVTGTRIGALTNSAGEFTLSGVPAGARTVTVRRIGYQAVTQPVSVAAGATATVTVALRVSAVNLDEVVVTGTGSATERRKLGTSVASIDSTLISRAQAVTLDQALQGKIPGAQISQNSGGPGGGGMSVRLRGVNSFISGSDPLYIIDGVIIDNGSAQLADLGGRSNPQNRLADINPADIERVEVIRGAAAAALYGSRANNGVVQIFTRRGTIGKPHFSFTSRLTTNELREQQPFNFYPFDAAGLPIARFNYQNDIFRRAMGSEQNLTVEGGNDQTRYFVSGNFAKEDGILRSTSSQRAGARVNLQQHLSSRLIGSVTANYVTTQNELQAFGEQNNYGVLGSLFFAPTSVNFQPVNGVYPLPPTLGTNPLLAIDRIRNPQTIDRFIGATKLTWTPITSLVVDYTLGIDNTGFEQGQFIPRNAVLGTSPLATGRSLSVFQGTRVVNQDGVAGYTWRPMGPVEMRTTGGFNYTSQRVKTTTAEANGLAPVGELVSAGSAPRAAQTDIELRTLGFYGQQEVAWNDRLFLTGAVRYDASSTFAPSERWQVFPKFSASYVVVANQPGRLNNLRLRSAIGWAGSQPGIVNAYSQYVTFAQSPFALRPGFVNDVVFGNPDLRNERAREWEVGTELGLLSGRVGIEATYYDRLVSDLLFFRPLASSTGFSRQFFPIGSMSNKGFELLAQTRNFDTPRFGWSTTATYTRNRNLVEKLDILDFQSAGGYPNRIRTGEPAGVFYGSYAARDCVTGALLVDSLGRYRRSNQTADLGTLAQRRAISNGTCNDSLNKVIGDPNPDFMGSLLNEVTIGKKLRVRALLDGVFGNDVMNLSTRAQNAGIASNSKEYERELLPYGDPRKLPPTFNSRTQGIFEYWVEDGTFVKLREVSASYKFDGAPVRRFFREGLDVTVSGRNLYVWTDYSGFDPEINLFGTNAGGRESVQTTAADRGFDFGGYPIPRVWSVSARLNF, from the coding sequence ATGACGACTGCATTCGTCCGACGCTGCGCTGTTTTGCTCGCGCTCGTTCTTTCTGCACTTCCTTCATTACTGACTAGCCAGGCCTCGCCTGGTGTCGTTCGTGGGCGAGTGACTGACGCCGGGTCCGGCAGAGGGTTAGCCGAGGCGCAGGTGGTTGTGACGGGCACACGAATTGGTGCGCTTACCAACAGCGCCGGAGAGTTTACTCTCTCTGGTGTTCCGGCCGGCGCTCGCACCGTTACCGTACGGCGGATAGGATATCAGGCGGTGACTCAGCCGGTCAGTGTCGCCGCCGGAGCTACGGCAACAGTGACAGTCGCGCTGCGGGTCAGTGCGGTCAACCTCGACGAGGTCGTAGTCACCGGCACTGGGAGTGCCACTGAACGACGTAAGCTCGGAACCAGCGTTGCGTCGATCGACTCGACTCTCATCAGCCGTGCGCAGGCGGTGACGCTCGACCAGGCACTGCAGGGCAAGATTCCCGGAGCGCAGATCTCACAGAACTCGGGTGGCCCCGGCGGCGGCGGAATGTCGGTGCGCCTTCGCGGTGTCAATTCGTTCATCTCCGGATCCGATCCTCTTTACATCATCGATGGCGTCATCATCGACAACGGGTCAGCGCAGCTGGCCGATCTGGGTGGGCGATCCAATCCGCAGAACCGCCTGGCCGATATCAACCCCGCCGACATCGAGCGGGTCGAAGTAATTCGAGGCGCAGCTGCCGCAGCGTTGTACGGTTCGCGAGCGAACAACGGCGTTGTTCAGATCTTCACGCGGCGCGGCACCATCGGCAAGCCGCATTTCAGCTTCACCAGCCGTCTCACCACCAACGAATTGCGTGAGCAGCAGCCGTTCAACTTCTACCCTTTCGATGCGGCAGGCCTCCCGATTGCCCGCTTCAATTATCAGAACGACATCTTTCGCCGCGCAATGGGGAGCGAGCAGAACCTGACAGTCGAAGGCGGTAACGACCAGACGCGGTACTTCGTCAGCGGTAATTTCGCGAAGGAGGATGGTATTCTCCGGTCGACGTCGTCTCAGCGTGCGGGCGCGCGAGTCAATCTGCAGCAGCATCTTTCGTCGCGGCTCATCGGTAGCGTAACGGCCAATTACGTCACGACTCAGAACGAGCTTCAGGCGTTCGGAGAGCAGAACAACTATGGAGTGCTGGGTTCGCTTTTCTTCGCTCCCACCAGTGTGAATTTCCAGCCGGTGAACGGTGTCTATCCATTGCCGCCAACCCTTGGGACCAACCCGTTACTGGCGATCGATCGTATTCGGAATCCGCAGACCATCGACCGCTTCATCGGTGCTACCAAGCTGACGTGGACGCCGATCACCAGCCTTGTCGTTGACTACACGCTGGGAATCGACAACACCGGATTCGAACAGGGACAATTCATTCCGCGCAACGCTGTCCTCGGCACCAGTCCGCTTGCGACGGGCCGATCGCTGTCCGTGTTTCAGGGAACGCGCGTCGTCAATCAGGACGGCGTGGCCGGGTATACGTGGCGACCAATGGGTCCTGTCGAGATGCGCACGACCGGTGGATTCAACTACACCTCGCAGCGCGTGAAAACCACAACAGCCGAAGCGAATGGGCTGGCCCCTGTCGGAGAGTTGGTCAGTGCCGGGTCGGCGCCGAGGGCAGCTCAGACTGACATCGAGCTGCGCACGCTTGGCTTTTACGGACAGCAGGAAGTTGCATGGAACGACCGGCTTTTCCTGACGGGAGCGGTTCGATACGACGCATCGTCGACATTCGCACCTTCCGAGCGCTGGCAGGTTTTTCCGAAATTTTCGGCATCCTATGTTGTCGTCGCCAATCAGCCTGGGCGACTGAATAATCTCCGTTTGCGATCCGCGATTGGCTGGGCGGGAAGCCAGCCCGGCATCGTCAATGCGTATTCACAATACGTCACCTTTGCACAGTCTCCATTTGCACTCCGGCCCGGTTTCGTAAACGACGTCGTTTTCGGCAATCCCGACCTACGCAACGAGCGCGCGAGGGAGTGGGAAGTCGGGACAGAGCTCGGACTCCTGTCCGGACGCGTCGGGATCGAGGCGACATACTACGATCGTCTCGTATCAGATCTGTTGTTTTTTCGCCCGCTCGCGTCGAGCACGGGATTCTCGCGCCAGTTTTTCCCTATTGGCTCGATGTCCAACAAGGGATTCGAGCTTCTGGCGCAGACCAGAAATTTCGACACGCCCAGGTTCGGATGGTCGACCACTGCCACGTACACGCGCAACCGCAATCTCGTCGAGAAGCTCGATATTCTGGACTTCCAGTCTGCCGGCGGCTATCCGAACCGCATCCGGACAGGGGAGCCCGCAGGAGTGTTCTACGGCTCATACGCAGCCCGCGATTGCGTGACGGGAGCGTTGCTGGTCGACTCGCTCGGCCGATACCGCCGCAGCAACCAGACCGCAGATCTGGGCACGCTCGCCCAGCGTCGCGCAATCAGCAACGGAACCTGCAACGATTCACTCAACAAGGTCATCGGCGATCCGAATCCGGATTTCATGGGATCCCTGCTGAATGAAGTCACAATCGGCAAAAAGCTGCGCGTGCGTGCTTTGCTCGATGGCGTGTTCGGCAACGACGTCATGAACCTGTCGACGCGTGCGCAGAATGCCGGTATTGCAAGCAACTCAAAGGAATACGAGCGGGAGCTGCTTCCATATGGAGACCCGCGGAAGCTGCCGCCGACCTTTAACTCGCGTACTCAGGGAATCTTCGAATACTGGGTGGAGGATGGCACCTTTGTGAAACTCCGCGAGGTATCAGCCAGCTACAAGTTCGATGGCGCGCCGGTGCGCCGGTTCTTCAGGGAAGGCCTGGATGTCACGGTCTCCGGCCGCAATCTCTATGTCTGGACCGATTACAGTGGTTTCGATCCGGAGATCAACTTGTTCGGCACGAACGCGGGAGGCCGGGAGTCGGTACAGACGACAGCGGCCGACCGCGGGTTCGACTTCGGGGGCTATCCCATCCCGCGCGTGTGGTCCGTAAGTGCGCGACTCAATTTCTGA
- a CDS encoding RagB/SusD family nutrient uptake outer membrane protein, producing the protein MRKMMRCAAVGAAAAVAGCELNLQNPNSPTEGQVTTSPDGVIALATGLQGRFATSYGNFAYMAGLVTDEFASVSAALISISDSEQGSVAPGTAIADNVFNSVYRTVRTADDLLIGADALSGSFDAGTRSGLRALAFALKAEALGEALQSYQRIPVATFGQTTPVYVSRAEALTVIRQLLDSAANGIATTPPSAFFNNSILTPGVNLPNVIQLFRARYARIGGDDATALAAANLVARTGSGALSVLTFPSPTVNFFASVTGGEFGIAPRRQFRLSMSPQDQRASYFVIPSSTLSGRVGAQLDPFSRLANPQAPLPVYYPDEALLIKAEALANQNQLSAAQAALDSVRTDCTGGRGVDDPKACLPALGAQLTQSQLLAEIYVQRRYELFGTGLRWEDVRRRNAIRGPAAAPAVPIDGQRCWLPYSLGDRNANPNVPADPTEPSSFPSGCALQ; encoded by the coding sequence ATGCGAAAAATGATGCGTTGCGCGGCTGTGGGCGCGGCGGCAGCGGTCGCGGGATGCGAGCTGAATCTTCAGAATCCCAACTCACCAACCGAAGGCCAGGTAACAACGAGCCCCGACGGGGTGATCGCACTTGCAACCGGGCTTCAGGGACGTTTTGCGACCTCATACGGCAACTTTGCCTACATGGCGGGGCTCGTGACCGATGAATTCGCGTCCGTTTCGGCGGCACTGATATCCATCAGCGACTCCGAGCAGGGGTCGGTTGCCCCCGGTACTGCGATAGCGGACAACGTGTTCAATTCTGTCTACCGCACGGTGCGAACGGCCGACGATTTGCTCATCGGAGCCGACGCCTTATCCGGCAGTTTCGACGCGGGAACACGCAGCGGACTTCGCGCGCTCGCCTTCGCGCTCAAAGCCGAGGCGCTTGGCGAGGCGTTGCAATCTTACCAACGCATTCCGGTCGCGACCTTCGGACAGACGACACCGGTGTACGTCAGCCGGGCAGAGGCGCTTACAGTGATTCGTCAGCTGCTCGACTCAGCGGCCAACGGAATTGCGACGACCCCGCCGAGTGCGTTCTTCAACAACAGCATTCTGACGCCGGGCGTGAATCTTCCCAATGTCATACAGCTTTTTCGGGCACGCTACGCACGCATCGGTGGCGATGACGCGACAGCGCTTGCGGCGGCAAACCTCGTGGCCCGAACGGGTTCGGGAGCGCTGTCGGTGCTGACGTTTCCGTCTCCAACAGTGAACTTTTTTGCGAGCGTGACGGGCGGTGAATTCGGTATTGCGCCGCGCCGCCAGTTCAGGCTTTCAATGAGCCCGCAGGACCAGAGGGCATCGTACTTCGTTATTCCGTCGTCGACTCTCAGCGGCCGGGTGGGTGCGCAGCTCGATCCGTTCAGCCGTCTTGCGAATCCGCAGGCGCCTCTCCCCGTCTATTACCCCGACGAGGCGCTGCTAATCAAAGCCGAAGCGCTGGCCAATCAGAATCAGCTTTCCGCAGCGCAGGCGGCGCTCGATTCTGTTCGCACCGACTGCACGGGTGGCCGCGGGGTCGACGATCCCAAGGCATGTCTGCCGGCTCTTGGTGCACAGCTCACTCAGAGTCAGCTGCTCGCCGAGATCTATGTGCAGCGGCGCTACGAGCTGTTTGGTACCGGTTTGCGATGGGAAGACGTTCGCCGGCGTAACGCGATTCGGGGTCCAGCGGCTGCTCCCGCGGTTCCGATCGACGGCCAGCGCTGCTGGCTCCCCTACTCGCTTGGCGACCGGAATGCCAATCCAAACGTTCCCGCAGATCCGACAGAGCCTTCGTCATTCCCCTCCGGCTGCGCGCTTCAATAG
- a CDS encoding DUF4397 domain-containing protein: MKIQSTTMGKSHMSNRAKAAVSGCLAIFLSACGTTTAPDALVPSGPQGRVRLVNVITDATRGRVNASLEGLVFGVDINYAVSAPANLGAPATAPYAAVLAGNRAFVLKRTADTTVTVATLSFAVADGQDVTVYAIGGVGGSAITSVVTTDINTAAASTETRIRLVNMSPTAGAVDVFFTAVGADLATATPRATALAYRGQSAYFTVAPGTYQYRAVPAGTAPANRAAAVLITLSPVTVAGGTGRTIVAADNNVGGAPLRAFVLTDR; this comes from the coding sequence ATGAAAATACAATCGACTACCATGGGAAAATCGCATATGTCGAATCGGGCAAAGGCAGCCGTATCGGGATGTCTCGCCATTTTCCTGTCTGCCTGCGGAACTACGACGGCACCGGATGCCCTTGTACCGTCGGGCCCGCAGGGGCGGGTGCGACTGGTCAACGTCATTACGGATGCAACGCGGGGCCGCGTCAACGCCTCGCTCGAGGGGCTCGTATTCGGAGTCGATATCAACTATGCGGTAAGTGCGCCCGCAAATCTGGGGGCGCCGGCCACCGCTCCGTACGCCGCAGTGCTGGCGGGGAATCGCGCCTTTGTTCTCAAGCGCACGGCCGACACCACCGTAACCGTGGCGACGCTGAGCTTCGCTGTAGCGGATGGCCAGGATGTCACCGTTTATGCAATTGGAGGGGTGGGCGGAAGCGCGATCACATCGGTCGTGACAACAGACATCAACACAGCGGCGGCATCTACCGAGACCCGGATTCGTCTCGTCAACATGAGTCCAACCGCCGGCGCTGTAGACGTGTTCTTCACTGCTGTGGGTGCCGATCTGGCGACGGCTACGCCGCGTGCGACTGCACTGGCCTATAGAGGCCAGTCCGCCTATTTCACCGTGGCGCCAGGGACTTATCAATACCGCGCCGTTCCCGCCGGCACCGCACCAGCAAACCGCGCCGCGGCCGTTCTGATCACGTTGTCGCCTGTCACGGTTGCGGGCGGGACAGGGCGAACGATTGTCGCGGCGGACAACAACGTCGGCGGGGCTCCGCTCCGGGCTTTCGTCCTAACTGATCGTTAG